A single region of the Glycine max cultivar Williams 82 chromosome 20, Glycine_max_v4.0, whole genome shotgun sequence genome encodes:
- the IQD65 gene encoding protein IQ-DOMAIN 65, whose translation MGKTGKWLRNLLTTGKKDKEKEKSTIKLNSSSNGTENSTTPTSSTPKEKKRWSFRRSSASATATTATTTPTTTSKELNFVETNVTASQTVQTDTDIQNEQRKHVMAVAAATAAAADAAVAAAQAVAAVIRLTSTSNATSKSIEEAAAIKIQSAFRSHLAKKALCALRGLVKLQALVRGHLVRKQAKATLRCMQALVTAQARARAQRIQMGSEGKANQKHRNAAEDDLLRHIYNEMDRGLEDNIKIVEMDVCESKVNSRSSSVYHHGHQEQYDNRFSTHYSTNGSYTKEEKYKVSPAPSALTESSPRACSGHFDDCFSTAQSSPHPQFYSAVSRSEDSKHPFAFHRPAYAESMSYDYPLFPNYMANTESSRAKVRSHSAPKQRPDSFERQPSRRRASVEGRNVPRPMRMQRSSSHVGATVHNYHYPWSIKLDRSAVSLKDSECGSTSTVLTNTNYCRSLVAYGSRGDGY comes from the exons ATGGGGAAGACAGGCAAATGGCTTAGAAACTTGTTGACAACAGGTAAGAAAGACAAGGAAAAGGAGAAATCTACAATCAAGCTGAATTCTTCTTCAAATGGAACAGAAAACTCAACCACTCCAACTTCCTCAACCCCAAAGGAGAAAAAGAGATGGAGTTTTAGAAGATCATCAGCCTCAGCCACTGCCACTACTGCCACAACCACACCAACAACAACTTCCAAGGAATTGAATTTTGTAGAAACAAATGTGACTGCTTCACAGACAGTGCAAACTGACACTGATATTCAGAATGAGCAGAGGAAGCATGTCATGGCTGTGGCTGCAGCCACTGCAGCAGCAGCTGATGCTGCAGTGGCAGCTGCTCAGGCTGTAGCTGCTGTGATCCGTTTGACTTCTACTTCCAATGCAACATCCAAAAGTATTGAAGAGGCTGCTGCCATTAAAATCCAATCTGCCTTTCGCTCTCACTTG GCAAAAAAAGCATTGTGTGCTCTAAGAGGATTAGTGAAGTTGCAGGCACTAGTAAGGGGTCACTTGGTGAGAAAACAGGCCAAGGCAACACTGAGATGCATGCAGGCTTTGGTGACAGCACAAGCCAGAGCTCGTGCTCAGAGGATCCAAATGGGGTCAGAAGGAAAGGCCAATCAAAAGCACAGAAATGCTGCCGAAGATGATTTGCTCAGGCATATATATAAT GAAATGGACAGAGGCTTGGAAGACAACATCAAGATTGTAGAGATGGATGTTTGTGAATCAAAAGTTAACTCCAGAAGCAGCAGTGTGTATCATCATGGACATCAAGAACAATATGACAATAGATTTTCCACACATTATTCAACAAATGGTTCCTacacaaaagaagaaaagtacAAGGTATCACCGGCTCCATCAGCATTGACAGAGTCGAGTCCAAGAGCCTGCAGTGGTCATTTTGATGACTGTTTCAGCACAGCACAAAGCAGCCCTCACCCTCAGTTCTACTCTGCAGTGTCAAGATCAGAAGATTCAAAGCACCCTTTTGCTTTCCATAGGCCAGCTTATGCAGAATCCATGTCCTATGACTACCCTTTGTTTCCAAATTACATGGCTAACACCGAATCATCAAGGGCTAAAGTCAGGTCACACAGTGCACCAAAACAAAGACCGGATTCATTCGAGAGGCAACCAAGCCGGCGAAGAGCTTCAGTTGAGGGAAGAAATGTCCCAAGGCCAATGAGGATGCAGAGATCATCTTCACATGTGGGTGCCACTGTCCATAACTACCATTATCCTTGGTCAATAAAGCTCGATAGATCCGCAGTTTCACTCAAAGATAGTGAGTGTGGCTCTACAAGTACAGTGCTCACTAACACTAATTATTGCAGATCTCTTGTTGCATATGGC TCACGTGGAGATGGGTACTGA
- the LOC100527548 gene encoding uncharacterized protein LOC100527548, whose translation MAGRLPGVGLLARKRTEQNHRYEHQHHATCRQSYHLGESSLEPPWIPLTVLDETALKARQRLHKKLGHFFSSYRSSENPRKEGKVNQSSYEKKDGGIGRKLLESSWLLRGNKFKKDRKVCAVCLEDLGQEQQVMNLSCSHKYHSACLLPWLAAHPHCPYCRTPVQP comes from the exons ATGGCTGGTAGGTTGCCTGGTGTTGGGTTGCTTGCAAGGAAGAGAACAGAGCAGAACCATAGATATGAACACCAACACCATGCCACATGCCGACAATCCTATCACCTTGGAGAATCATCATTGGAACCACCATGGATACCACTCACTGTCTTAGATGAAACTGCTCTCAAGGCCAGACAAAGGCTTCACAAGAAGCTTGGACACTTCTTTTCCTCATACag GTCAAGTGAGAATccaagaaaagaaggaaaagtaaACCAAAGCAGCTACGAGAAGAAGGATGGAGGAATAGGTCGGAAGTTGTTAGAGAGTTCATGGTTGTTGCGTGGCAACAAGTTTAAGAAAGATAGAAAAGTGTGTGCTGTGTGCCTAGAAGATTTGGGGCAAGAGCAACAGGTTATGAACCTTTCATGCTCCCATAAGTACCATTCAGCATGCCTTCTTCCCTGGCTTGCAGCCCATCCCCATTGCCCTTATTGTCGAACCCCAGTTCAGCCCTGA
- the IQD65 gene encoding protein IQ-DOMAIN 65 isoform X1, with protein MGKTGKWLRNLLTTGKKDKEKEKSTIKLNSSSNGTENSTTPTSSTPKEKKRWSFRRSSASATATTATTTPTTTSKELNFVETNVTASQTVQTDTDIQNEQRKHVMAVAAATAAAADAAVAAAQAVAAVIRLTSTSNATSKSIEEAAAIKIQSAFRSHLAKKALCALRGLVKLQALVRGHLVRKQAKATLRCMQALVTAQARARAQRIQMGSEGKANQKHRNAAEDDLLRHIYNEMDRGLEDNIKIVEMDVCESKVNSRSSSVYHHGHQEQYDNRFSTHYSTNGSYTKEEKYKVSPAPSALTESSPRACSGHFDDCFSTAQSSPHPQFYSAVSRSEDSKHPFAFHRPAYAESMSYDYPLFPNYMANTESSRAKVRSHSAPKQRPDSFERQPSRRRASVEGRNVPRPMRMQRSSSHVGATVHNYHYPWSIKLDRSAVSLKDITWRWVLTTESAPCATPNSSHFARTPKSRVENFSLLSFSPF; from the exons ATGGGGAAGACAGGCAAATGGCTTAGAAACTTGTTGACAACAGGTAAGAAAGACAAGGAAAAGGAGAAATCTACAATCAAGCTGAATTCTTCTTCAAATGGAACAGAAAACTCAACCACTCCAACTTCCTCAACCCCAAAGGAGAAAAAGAGATGGAGTTTTAGAAGATCATCAGCCTCAGCCACTGCCACTACTGCCACAACCACACCAACAACAACTTCCAAGGAATTGAATTTTGTAGAAACAAATGTGACTGCTTCACAGACAGTGCAAACTGACACTGATATTCAGAATGAGCAGAGGAAGCATGTCATGGCTGTGGCTGCAGCCACTGCAGCAGCAGCTGATGCTGCAGTGGCAGCTGCTCAGGCTGTAGCTGCTGTGATCCGTTTGACTTCTACTTCCAATGCAACATCCAAAAGTATTGAAGAGGCTGCTGCCATTAAAATCCAATCTGCCTTTCGCTCTCACTTG GCAAAAAAAGCATTGTGTGCTCTAAGAGGATTAGTGAAGTTGCAGGCACTAGTAAGGGGTCACTTGGTGAGAAAACAGGCCAAGGCAACACTGAGATGCATGCAGGCTTTGGTGACAGCACAAGCCAGAGCTCGTGCTCAGAGGATCCAAATGGGGTCAGAAGGAAAGGCCAATCAAAAGCACAGAAATGCTGCCGAAGATGATTTGCTCAGGCATATATATAAT GAAATGGACAGAGGCTTGGAAGACAACATCAAGATTGTAGAGATGGATGTTTGTGAATCAAAAGTTAACTCCAGAAGCAGCAGTGTGTATCATCATGGACATCAAGAACAATATGACAATAGATTTTCCACACATTATTCAACAAATGGTTCCTacacaaaagaagaaaagtacAAGGTATCACCGGCTCCATCAGCATTGACAGAGTCGAGTCCAAGAGCCTGCAGTGGTCATTTTGATGACTGTTTCAGCACAGCACAAAGCAGCCCTCACCCTCAGTTCTACTCTGCAGTGTCAAGATCAGAAGATTCAAAGCACCCTTTTGCTTTCCATAGGCCAGCTTATGCAGAATCCATGTCCTATGACTACCCTTTGTTTCCAAATTACATGGCTAACACCGAATCATCAAGGGCTAAAGTCAGGTCACACAGTGCACCAAAACAAAGACCGGATTCATTCGAGAGGCAACCAAGCCGGCGAAGAGCTTCAGTTGAGGGAAGAAATGTCCCAAGGCCAATGAGGATGCAGAGATCATCTTCACATGTGGGTGCCACTGTCCATAACTACCATTATCCTTGGTCAATAAAGCTCGATAGATCCGCAGTTTCACTCAAAGATA TCACGTGGAGATGGGTACTGACTACTGAGAGTGCACCTTGTGCTACACCAAATAGTAGCCACTTTGCAAGAACACCAAAATCTAGAGTTGAGAATTTCAGTTTGCTgagtttttctcctttttag